One stretch of Longimicrobium sp. DNA includes these proteins:
- a CDS encoding SURF1 family protein: MRVTLRGVLAAAFVLGMCALCVRLGFWQLDRLQQRKARNHAVEVALRMPTLDFDSLTAAAVERQPELFINRKVRVTGTYDPAGDIVLRGRSSDGNPGVHIVTPILVPHVPQALLVNRGWVPSPDAATVDARPYAEPGERTIVGLFMEVPRNTQAGGQPAETTVGGKRVTTYRRLDLDVLRRRSPRPVLPLYVQQLPDSGAAGRPPVRVPTPPLDNGPHLSYAVQWFSFAAIGIIGLIVVWVRQRRAARGPG; the protein is encoded by the coding sequence ATGCGTGTGACTCTTCGCGGCGTGCTGGCCGCCGCGTTCGTGCTGGGGATGTGCGCGCTGTGCGTGCGGCTGGGCTTCTGGCAGCTGGACCGGCTGCAGCAGCGCAAGGCCCGCAACCACGCCGTCGAGGTGGCGCTGCGCATGCCCACGCTGGACTTCGACTCGCTGACGGCCGCGGCCGTGGAGCGCCAGCCCGAGTTGTTCATCAACCGCAAGGTCCGCGTGACCGGCACGTACGACCCGGCGGGCGACATCGTCCTGCGCGGGCGCTCGAGCGACGGCAACCCGGGCGTGCACATCGTCACTCCGATCCTCGTCCCCCACGTCCCGCAGGCGCTGCTGGTGAACCGCGGGTGGGTGCCCTCGCCCGACGCGGCCACGGTGGACGCGCGGCCGTACGCCGAGCCGGGGGAGCGCACCATAGTCGGGCTGTTCATGGAGGTGCCGCGGAACACCCAGGCCGGCGGCCAGCCCGCGGAGACGACCGTCGGCGGAAAGCGCGTCACCACCTACCGCCGGCTCGACCTGGACGTGCTGCGCCGCAGGTCGCCGCGGCCGGTGCTGCCGCTGTACGTGCAGCAGCTTCCCGATTCGGGCGCGGCCGGACGGCCGCCGGTGCGCGTTCCCACCCCCCCGCTCGACAACGGGCCGCACCTGAGCTACGCGGTGCAGTGGTTCAGCTTCGCGGCCATCGGCATCATCGGGCTCATCGTCGTGTGGGTCCGGCAGCGGCGCGCGGCTCGGGGGCCGGGCTAG
- a CDS encoding CBS domain-containing protein, translated as MARYGRDFDRDGWGMQGNEGTGGGSGFYGGSDQFGAHWRGGQDRGGRGGGQFGGSQYGGMGADAQEQDDFGGAWHRGRSGFGTGGGSYDRDYGSGWAGNPGGWRSGGLTRGYGGDYLSGASYGYETGGGYSPGRGNDYGYTGGGYGAGGGYDYTRGGGSGSDFETGGGMGNDWGARDTGMGGGLSRGGAAGGSWGGQQQDETRRMRASEIMTDNPECVTPESSLADAAAKMRDLNVGIIPVVDSEQNRRLRGVVTDRDITIRAVAEGMDARSTKVSEVMTTEVEACNKNDTVADILRVMEREQVRRVPITDREGRLVGIVAQADVVRDVDSERGEHRVNDAIERITEPAGRGGFRASQGRGSFGG; from the coding sequence ATGGCACGCTACGGACGGGACTTCGACCGCGACGGGTGGGGGATGCAGGGGAACGAGGGCACGGGCGGCGGCTCCGGCTTCTACGGCGGCAGCGACCAGTTCGGCGCGCACTGGCGCGGTGGCCAGGATCGCGGCGGCCGCGGCGGCGGCCAGTTCGGCGGAAGCCAGTACGGCGGGATGGGCGCCGACGCGCAGGAGCAGGACGACTTCGGCGGGGCCTGGCACCGCGGCCGCAGCGGCTTCGGCACCGGCGGCGGAAGCTACGACCGCGACTACGGCAGCGGCTGGGCCGGCAACCCCGGCGGCTGGCGCAGCGGCGGCCTGACCCGCGGCTACGGCGGTGACTACCTGAGCGGCGCCAGCTACGGCTACGAGACCGGCGGGGGATACTCGCCCGGGCGCGGCAACGACTACGGATACACCGGCGGGGGATACGGCGCCGGCGGCGGCTACGACTACACCCGCGGTGGCGGCTCGGGGAGCGACTTCGAGACCGGCGGCGGGATGGGGAACGACTGGGGCGCGCGCGACACCGGCATGGGCGGCGGGCTGAGCCGCGGCGGCGCGGCGGGCGGCAGCTGGGGCGGCCAGCAGCAGGACGAGACGCGCCGCATGCGCGCCTCCGAGATCATGACCGACAATCCCGAGTGCGTGACGCCCGAGAGCTCGCTGGCCGACGCCGCGGCCAAGATGCGCGACCTGAACGTGGGCATCATTCCCGTGGTGGACAGCGAGCAGAACCGCCGCCTGCGCGGCGTGGTCACCGACCGCGACATCACCATCCGCGCGGTGGCCGAGGGGATGGACGCGCGCAGCACCAAGGTGAGCGAGGTGATGACCACCGAGGTGGAGGCCTGCAACAAGAACGACACGGTGGCCGACATCCTCCGGGTGATGGAGCGCGAGCAGGTGCGGCGCGTGCCGATCACCGATCGCGAGGGGCGGCTGGTGGGGATCGTGGCGCAGGCCGACGTGGTGCGCGACGTGGACAGCGAGCGCGGCGAGCACCGCGTGAACGACGCCATCGAGCGCATCACCGAACCCGCCGGGCGCGGCGGCTTCCGCGCCAGCCAGGGCCGCGGCTCGTTCGGCGGCG
- a CDS encoding pinensin family lanthipeptide, producing MKKLKMDDLRVESFATTAAQAGRRTVHGYESPHTWYVESCAPNCGSTYWISCDPANGPDTCAQTCPGTCDPLVCSVNVTCPWGYPTCNEECV from the coding sequence ATGAAAAAGCTGAAGATGGACGACCTGCGCGTGGAGTCGTTCGCCACCACGGCCGCGCAGGCCGGCAGGCGCACGGTCCACGGGTACGAGAGCCCGCACACCTGGTACGTGGAATCGTGCGCGCCGAACTGCGGCTCTACCTACTGGATCTCCTGCGATCCCGCCAACGGGCCGGACACCTGCGCCCAGACGTGTCCCGGCACTTGCGACCCGCTCGTCTGCTCGGTGAACGTCACCTGCCCCTGGGGTTATCCGACCTGTAACGAGGAGTGCGTCTGA